The following proteins are encoded in a genomic region of Mycolicibacterium rutilum:
- a CDS encoding TetR/AcrR family transcriptional regulator, producing MAGGTKRLPRAVREQQMLDAAVQIFSVNGYHETSMDAIAAQAQISKPMLYLYYGSKEELFAACLDRELGRFVDDVRSRIDFKQSPKDLLRNAVLAFLNYIDANRASWMVLYSQATSSQAFAHTVREGRERIIDLVGRLLRSGTRNPEPDTDFDMMAVALVGAGEAVASRVSTGDADVNEAAELMINLFWRGLKGTPAEHADGSVHSAATAHLSE from the coding sequence ATGGCCGGAGGTACCAAGCGGTTGCCGCGCGCCGTGCGTGAGCAGCAGATGCTGGACGCCGCGGTGCAGATCTTCTCTGTCAACGGCTACCACGAGACGTCGATGGACGCGATCGCCGCGCAGGCGCAGATCTCCAAACCGATGCTGTATCTGTACTACGGCTCCAAGGAGGAGTTGTTCGCGGCGTGCCTGGACCGTGAGCTCGGCCGCTTCGTCGACGACGTGCGCAGCCGGATCGACTTCAAGCAGAGCCCGAAGGACCTGCTGCGCAACGCCGTTCTGGCGTTTCTGAACTACATCGACGCGAATCGGGCGTCGTGGATGGTGCTCTACAGCCAGGCCACCAGTTCGCAGGCGTTCGCGCACACGGTGCGCGAAGGTCGTGAGCGGATCATCGACCTGGTCGGCAGGCTGCTGCGGTCGGGAACGCGTAATCCCGAGCCCGACACCGACTTCGACATGATGGCCGTCGCGCTGGTGGGCGCCGGCGAGGCGGTGGCCAGCCGGGTGTCCACCGGCGACGCCGACGTCAACGAGGCCGCCGAGCTGATGATCAACTTGTTCTGGCGCGGCCTCAAGGGCACCCCGGCCGAGCACGCCGACGGGTCCGTTCACTCTGCGGCGACGGCGCACTTGTCCGAGTAG
- a CDS encoding glycoside hydrolase family 3 N-terminal domain-containing protein has translation MAKTRALCALVTTAGLLLACAPADQDTAAADASSAPLTKAATEAPNAPAPVPAAPACGTGEALLASMSTRDKLAQLLMVGVADAADARAVVDTHHVGGIMIGSWTDLSMLGGPLGEIAASANPLPLAVSVDEEGGRVSRLSSVIGTQPAPRVLAESNTPEQVYDIALRRGQAMRNLGITIDFAPVVDVTDAPDDTVIGDRSFGSDPAVVTDFAGAYARGLRAAGVLPVLKHFPGHGRGSGDSHTGAVTSPPLAELEQTDLVPYRALTSQAPVGVMVGHMQVPGLTGSDPASLSPAAYALLRSGNYGGPPFNGPIFTDDISSMQAISDRFGVAEAALRGLQAGADTALWVTTAEVPAVLDRLEQALDAGELSMSSVDASVLRLAGMKGPNPRC, from the coding sequence ATGGCGAAAACCCGAGCGCTCTGCGCACTGGTGACCACGGCCGGACTCCTGCTGGCCTGTGCGCCGGCCGACCAGGACACCGCGGCGGCGGACGCGTCGTCGGCGCCGCTGACCAAGGCCGCCACCGAGGCGCCGAACGCTCCCGCGCCGGTTCCGGCGGCGCCCGCGTGCGGGACCGGTGAGGCGCTGCTGGCGTCGATGTCGACGCGCGACAAGCTCGCGCAGCTGCTGATGGTCGGCGTCGCCGATGCGGCCGACGCCCGCGCCGTCGTCGACACCCATCACGTCGGCGGCATCATGATCGGCAGCTGGACCGACCTGTCGATGCTCGGCGGTCCGCTGGGCGAGATCGCCGCTTCGGCGAATCCACTGCCGCTGGCGGTCAGCGTCGACGAGGAGGGCGGCCGGGTCTCGCGGTTGTCGTCGGTGATCGGCACGCAGCCCGCCCCGCGGGTGCTCGCCGAGTCGAACACGCCCGAGCAGGTCTACGACATCGCGCTGCGGCGCGGCCAGGCGATGCGCAACCTGGGCATCACGATCGATTTCGCGCCGGTCGTCGACGTCACCGACGCGCCCGACGACACCGTGATCGGCGACCGCTCCTTCGGCTCGGACCCGGCCGTCGTCACCGACTTCGCCGGCGCGTACGCGCGCGGCCTGCGCGCCGCCGGCGTGCTGCCGGTGCTCAAGCACTTCCCCGGCCACGGCCGCGGATCGGGTGACTCGCACACCGGTGCCGTGACGTCGCCGCCGCTGGCCGAGTTGGAGCAGACCGATCTGGTGCCGTACCGGGCCCTGACCAGCCAGGCGCCGGTCGGGGTGATGGTCGGGCACATGCAGGTGCCCGGGCTGACCGGCAGCGATCCGGCCAGCCTGAGCCCGGCGGCGTATGCGCTGCTGCGCTCCGGCAACTACGGCGGCCCGCCGTTCAACGGCCCGATCTTCACCGACGACATCTCCTCGATGCAGGCGATCTCGGACCGGTTCGGCGTGGCGGAGGCGGCGTTGCGCGGTCTGCAGGCCGGTGCCGACACCGCCTTATGGGTGACGACGGCTGAGGTGCCCGCGGTGCTCGACCGCTTGGAGCAGGCGCTCGACGCCGGTGAGCTGTCGATGTCGAGCGTCGATGCGTCGGTGCTGCGGCTGGCCGGCATGAAGGGCCCCAACCCGCGCTGCTGA
- a CDS encoding DUF2613 domain-containing protein, with the protein MDRFLVPAAASIVVGLLLGAAAIFGVTLMVQQDNRPPLQAGDPASSVLNRVEYGDRS; encoded by the coding sequence ATGGATCGGTTCCTCGTGCCTGCCGCGGCCAGCATCGTGGTCGGACTGCTGCTGGGCGCGGCGGCGATCTTCGGTGTGACGCTGATGGTGCAGCAGGACAACAGGCCTCCGCTGCAAGCGGGCGATCCGGCGTCATCGGTGCTCAACAGGGTCGAGTACGGCGACCGAAGCTGA
- a CDS encoding alpha-(1->3)-arabinofuranosyltransferase — translation MGPSPLPSDVETAPLSRRWLWVAAAAALLLTFAQSPGQISPDTKLDLTANPLNFLARAFNLWNSELPFGQAQNQAYGYLFPHGAFFLLGDVVGLPGWVTQRLWWALLLVVGFWGVLRVAEALGIGSRPSRVIAAAAYALSPRVLTTIGAISSETLPMMLAPWVLLPVILVLRGDPRVRLLAARSAVAIALMGAVNAVATLTGCLAAAIWLACHRPTRTWWRFTAWWALCIALAVTWWVIALVLLGRISPPFLDFIESSGVTTQWMSLTEMLRGTHAWTPFVAPNATAGASLVTTSVAVLATTLVAAAGLAGLAMRNMPYRGRLITILLIGVALLAAGYSGGLGSPIAQQVQTFLDAAGTPLRNLHKLDPLLRLPLALGLAHLLGRLPLPGGAPREQWVSALAHPERDKRIAVGVVVLVALTAASSLAWTGRLTPPGAFDAIPQYWHDAAAWLDEHNTEGRVLVAPGAPFATQVWGNSHDEPLQVLGSSPWGVRDSIPLTPPQTIRALDSVQRLFAAGRPSDGLAETLARQGISYVVVRNDLDPDASRSARPLLVHRTVDNSPGLEEVAEFGDPVGPGTLAGFIADSGLRPRYPAVEIYRVTATTPVGPYLVDTDRMARVDGAPEALLRLDERRRLLGQPPLGPMLLTGDAERAGVPAPLVTVTDTPLARETDYGRVDDHSSAIRTPDDPRHTHNRVLDYPAPGTDLVYGQWNGGRISVSSSAADSTALPNVAPATGPAAAIDADPSTSWVSNALQAAIGQWLQVDFDHPVTNATITVTPSATAVGAQIRRLEISTVNGTSTLRFDEAGKPLTAALPYGESPWVRVTAVATSDGSPGVQFGLTDIAVTQYDANGFAHPVNLRHTVSVPGPPPNSAVAQWDLGSELQGRTGCAESPTGTRCAATMALSPEEPVNLSRTLTVPAPIAVTPTVWVRARQGPRLADLIAAPGAARAFGDADPIDVLGSAYAAADGDPGTAWTAPQRVVQHRIPPTLTLKLPRPTEVSGLRVTPSSSALPAHPTMVTVDLGDGPQTRRVARDAGAQTLELKPRVTDTVTVSLLGWDDVIDRTSLGFDQLKPPGLAEVTAIDGSGTPIAAADADRNRDRRIELPCGRGPVIGIAGQFVQTSLSATVGDLLDGVPVAARPCRTEPIVLPAGQQELVISPGDTFFVDGAQLAGPQARQITPAPTVPAQTGAWGSDRREVTVERSDASRVLVVPESINPGWVARDADGTALTAITVNGWQQGWLLPPGTEGPVTLTFPSNTPYRAGLIGGLALLPVLFALAFVPARRRQAPVVPTPAWRPHPVAAAAAVLGVGAIVSGVAGVVVTAAVLGLRHLLRRREKRCEAVTVGLAAGGLILAGAVLSQSPWRSVDGYVGHSWGVQLLALISLAAVAASAVPGRDRLS, via the coding sequence GTGGGCCCGTCGCCCCTGCCCTCTGACGTCGAGACCGCTCCGCTGTCACGGCGCTGGCTGTGGGTCGCGGCGGCCGCGGCGCTGCTGCTGACGTTCGCCCAGTCGCCGGGGCAGATTTCACCGGACACCAAGCTCGACCTGACCGCGAACCCGCTGAACTTCCTCGCGCGCGCGTTCAACCTGTGGAACAGCGAACTGCCGTTCGGCCAGGCGCAGAACCAGGCTTACGGCTACCTGTTCCCGCACGGCGCCTTCTTCCTGCTCGGTGACGTCGTCGGATTGCCCGGCTGGGTGACGCAGCGGCTGTGGTGGGCGCTGCTGCTGGTCGTCGGCTTCTGGGGTGTGCTGCGGGTCGCCGAGGCGCTCGGCATCGGCAGCAGGCCCTCGCGCGTCATCGCCGCGGCGGCCTACGCGCTGTCCCCGCGGGTGCTGACCACGATCGGCGCGATCTCCTCGGAGACGCTGCCGATGATGCTGGCGCCGTGGGTGCTGCTGCCGGTGATCCTCGTGCTGCGGGGCGACCCCCGGGTGCGGCTGCTGGCCGCGCGCTCGGCGGTGGCGATCGCGCTGATGGGCGCTGTCAACGCGGTCGCGACGCTGACCGGCTGCCTGGCCGCGGCGATCTGGCTGGCGTGTCACCGGCCGACGAGGACCTGGTGGCGCTTCACCGCGTGGTGGGCGCTGTGCATCGCGCTGGCGGTGACGTGGTGGGTGATCGCGCTGGTGCTGCTGGGCCGCATCAGCCCGCCGTTCCTCGACTTCATCGAGTCCTCCGGCGTCACCACGCAGTGGATGTCGCTGACCGAGATGCTGCGCGGCACTCACGCCTGGACGCCGTTCGTCGCGCCGAACGCGACCGCGGGGGCGTCGCTGGTGACGACGTCGGTGGCCGTGCTGGCCACCACGCTGGTCGCGGCCGCCGGGCTGGCCGGGCTCGCGATGCGCAACATGCCGTACCGGGGCCGGCTGATCACGATCCTGCTGATCGGTGTCGCGCTACTGGCCGCCGGCTACTCGGGCGGCCTGGGCTCCCCGATCGCCCAGCAGGTCCAGACGTTCCTCGACGCGGCGGGGACACCGCTGCGCAACCTGCACAAGCTCGACCCGCTGCTGCGCCTTCCGCTGGCGCTCGGGTTGGCCCACCTGCTCGGTCGCCTCCCGCTGCCGGGCGGCGCGCCGCGCGAGCAGTGGGTGAGTGCGCTGGCGCATCCGGAGCGCGACAAGCGCATCGCCGTCGGGGTCGTCGTGCTCGTCGCGCTGACCGCCGCCAGTTCCTTGGCGTGGACCGGACGCCTCACTCCGCCAGGCGCTTTCGACGCGATCCCGCAGTACTGGCACGACGCCGCGGCCTGGCTCGACGAGCACAACACCGAGGGCCGGGTGCTCGTCGCGCCCGGAGCGCCGTTCGCCACCCAGGTGTGGGGCAACAGCCACGACGAACCGCTCCAGGTGCTCGGCAGCAGTCCCTGGGGTGTGCGCGACTCGATTCCGCTGACCCCGCCGCAGACCATCCGGGCACTGGACTCGGTGCAGCGCCTGTTCGCCGCCGGGCGCCCCTCCGACGGGCTGGCCGAAACCCTTGCCCGTCAAGGTATTTCGTATGTCGTGGTGCGCAACGACCTGGACCCGGATGCGTCGCGGTCGGCGCGGCCGCTGCTGGTGCACCGCACGGTCGACAACTCGCCGGGTCTGGAGGAGGTCGCCGAGTTCGGTGATCCCGTCGGGCCCGGCACGCTGGCCGGTTTCATCGCCGACAGCGGGTTGCGGCCGCGGTATCCGGCCGTCGAGATCTACCGGGTGACCGCGACGACGCCGGTGGGGCCGTACCTCGTCGACACCGACCGGATGGCGCGCGTCGACGGTGCCCCCGAGGCGCTGCTGCGGCTCGACGAACGCCGTCGGCTGCTGGGCCAACCGCCGCTGGGCCCGATGCTGCTGACCGGCGACGCCGAACGCGCCGGCGTGCCGGCCCCGCTGGTCACCGTCACCGACACCCCGTTGGCACGCGAGACCGACTACGGCCGCGTCGACGACCACTCCTCGGCGATCCGCACCCCCGACGACCCACGGCACACCCACAACCGCGTCCTCGACTATCCCGCTCCCGGAACCGATCTGGTGTACGGCCAGTGGAACGGCGGACGCATCTCGGTGTCCAGTTCGGCCGCGGACTCCACCGCGCTGCCCAACGTGGCACCGGCGACCGGGCCCGCCGCCGCGATCGACGCCGACCCGTCGACGAGCTGGGTGTCCAACGCGCTGCAGGCGGCGATCGGCCAGTGGCTGCAGGTCGACTTCGACCATCCGGTCACCAACGCGACGATCACGGTCACGCCCAGCGCCACCGCGGTCGGCGCGCAGATCCGCCGGCTGGAGATCTCCACCGTCAACGGCACCAGCACGTTGCGTTTCGACGAGGCCGGTAAACCGCTGACCGCAGCTCTGCCGTACGGCGAGTCGCCGTGGGTGCGGGTCACCGCGGTCGCGACCAGCGACGGCTCCCCCGGTGTGCAGTTCGGGCTCACCGATATTGCCGTCACCCAGTACGACGCGAACGGGTTCGCCCACCCGGTCAATCTCCGGCACACCGTCTCGGTCCCCGGCCCACCACCGAATTCGGCAGTGGCGCAATGGGATCTGGGTTCCGAACTGCAGGGCCGGACCGGCTGCGCGGAAAGCCCCACCGGAACCCGGTGCGCGGCGACGATGGCGCTGTCGCCCGAGGAGCCGGTCAACCTGAGCCGGACACTGACCGTGCCGGCACCGATCGCGGTGACGCCGACCGTGTGGGTGCGCGCTCGCCAGGGTCCCCGGCTCGCCGACCTGATCGCCGCCCCGGGTGCGGCCCGCGCGTTCGGCGACGCCGACCCGATCGACGTGCTCGGTTCGGCCTACGCCGCCGCGGACGGCGACCCCGGCACGGCGTGGACCGCGCCGCAGCGCGTCGTGCAGCACCGCATCCCGCCGACGCTGACCCTCAAGCTGCCGCGCCCGACCGAGGTGTCCGGGCTGCGGGTGACGCCGAGTTCAAGTGCGCTGCCGGCACATCCGACGATGGTGACCGTCGACTTGGGCGACGGCCCGCAGACCCGTCGGGTGGCCCGCGACGCCGGGGCGCAGACCCTCGAACTCAAGCCGCGGGTCACCGACACGGTGACGGTGTCACTCCTGGGTTGGGACGACGTCATCGACCGCACGTCGCTCGGGTTCGATCAGCTCAAGCCGCCGGGCCTGGCCGAGGTGACCGCGATCGACGGCAGCGGCACCCCGATCGCGGCGGCCGACGCGGACCGCAACCGCGACCGGCGCATCGAATTGCCCTGCGGCCGCGGGCCGGTCATCGGCATCGCGGGGCAGTTCGTGCAGACCTCGCTGAGCGCCACCGTCGGCGACCTGCTCGACGGTGTGCCGGTGGCCGCCCGCCCGTGCCGGACGGAGCCGATCGTGCTGCCCGCCGGTCAGCAGGAGCTGGTGATCAGCCCCGGTGACACGTTCTTCGTCGACGGCGCGCAGCTGGCCGGCCCACAGGCACGTCAGATCACCCCGGCGCCAACGGTTCCCGCGCAGACCGGTGCCTGGGGCTCCGACCGGCGGGAGGTGACCGTCGAGCGGTCCGATGCGTCGCGGGTGCTGGTCGTGCCCGAGAGCATCAACCCCGGCTGGGTTGCGCGCGACGCCGACGGCACGGCCCTGACCGCGATCACCGTCAACGGCTGGCAGCAGGGCTGGCTGCTGCCGCCGGGAACCGAGGGCCCGGTCACGCTGACCTTCCCGTCGAACACTCCCTACCGGGCCGGGTTGATCGGCGGGTTGGCGTTGCTGCCGGTGCTGTTCGCGTTGGCGTTCGTCCCGGCGCGCCGACGGCAGGCGCCCGTCGTGCCGACGCCGGCGTGGCGTCCGCATCCGGTCGCTGCCGCCGCCGCGGTGCTGGGCGTGGGAGCGATCGTGTCCGGGGTGGCCGGCGTCGTGGTGACCGCTGCGGTGCTGGGGCTGCGCCACCTGTTGCGTCGTCGCGAGAAACGGTGCGAGGCGGTCACTGTCGGGTTGGCCGCGGGCGGGTTGATCCTCGCCGGGGCGGTCCTGAGCCAGAGTCCGTGGCGGTCGGTCGACGGATACGTCGGCCACTCCTGGGGCGTGCAGCTGCTGGCGCTCATCTCGCTGGCCGCCGTCGCGGCGTCGGCGGTGCCGGGGCGCGACCGGCTCAGTTGA
- a CDS encoding MFS transporter yields the protein MAAPTRDRAVPSAWAPFASPVYRALWIAQFVSNLGTWMQTVGAQWMLVGDPGAAVLVPLVQTATALPVMLLALPSGVLADLVDRRRLLIATQAAMAAGVSLLAVLTGVGVATPALLLTLLFLIGCGQALTAPAWQAIQPELVPRDQIPAAAALTSMSMNGARAIGPAVAGVLVSLSGPTLVFALNAVSFVGIVVVLVGWRRPAEERVLPTERPLAALSAGQRYIRSSPVVRRILLRALLFIAPGSALWGLLAVIADRQLHLSSAGYGMLLGALGVGAVCGATVLSRLQSTFGRNVLLLVGAGGFAVATVVLAVVPIFGVVLAALVIGGLSWLLTLSTLNASLQLSLPAWVRARGLSVYQLVFMGGQAVGSLVWGLIAEGAGSVAALLISAALLAGCAVSLLWWPLHPGTGDLDVEVSAHWGEPALVFEPEPPDGPVVVLKSYRVEPEDEAGFIAAMARVGRSRQRTGAAQWRLFRSGEQPNTFVEAFIVRSWGEHLRQHVIRQTGQDLLAEQAVDKFVTGEPTLQHLIAVN from the coding sequence ATGGCAGCACCCACCCGTGATCGCGCGGTGCCGTCCGCCTGGGCGCCGTTCGCGTCGCCGGTGTACCGCGCCCTGTGGATCGCGCAGTTCGTGTCCAACCTGGGCACCTGGATGCAGACCGTCGGCGCGCAGTGGATGCTCGTCGGCGATCCTGGTGCCGCGGTGCTGGTGCCGCTGGTGCAGACCGCGACCGCGTTGCCGGTCATGTTGCTGGCGCTGCCGTCCGGGGTGTTGGCCGATCTCGTCGACCGCCGCCGGTTACTGATCGCCACCCAGGCCGCGATGGCGGCCGGTGTGTCGCTGCTGGCGGTGCTGACCGGTGTCGGGGTGGCGACGCCGGCGCTGCTGCTCACGTTGTTGTTCCTGATCGGGTGCGGTCAGGCGCTGACAGCTCCGGCGTGGCAGGCGATTCAGCCGGAACTCGTTCCCCGCGACCAGATTCCGGCCGCGGCGGCGCTGACCAGCATGAGCATGAACGGTGCACGGGCGATCGGCCCGGCGGTCGCGGGTGTGCTGGTGTCGTTGTCGGGGCCGACGCTGGTGTTCGCGCTGAACGCGGTGTCGTTCGTGGGCATCGTCGTGGTGCTGGTCGGCTGGCGGCGCCCGGCGGAGGAACGCGTGCTGCCGACCGAGCGGCCGCTGGCGGCGCTCAGCGCGGGCCAGCGCTACATCCGCAGCTCGCCGGTGGTGCGACGGATCCTGTTGCGCGCGTTGCTGTTCATCGCGCCGGGCAGCGCGCTGTGGGGGTTGCTGGCGGTGATCGCCGACCGGCAGCTGCACCTGTCGTCGGCCGGTTACGGCATGCTGCTCGGTGCGCTGGGGGTGGGTGCGGTGTGCGGGGCGACGGTGCTGTCGCGGTTGCAGTCCACGTTCGGGCGCAACGTGCTGCTGTTGGTGGGCGCGGGCGGATTCGCCGTCGCGACCGTCGTGCTCGCGGTGGTGCCGATCTTCGGGGTGGTGCTGGCCGCGCTGGTGATCGGCGGGTTGTCATGGCTGTTGACCCTGTCGACGTTGAACGCGTCGCTGCAGCTGAGCCTGCCCGCGTGGGTGCGGGCCCGCGGCCTGTCGGTCTATCAGCTGGTGTTCATGGGCGGGCAGGCGGTCGGGTCGCTGGTGTGGGGTCTGATCGCCGAGGGCGCGGGCAGCGTGGCGGCGCTGCTGATCAGCGCGGCGCTGTTGGCGGGCTGCGCGGTGTCGCTGCTGTGGTGGCCGCTGCACCCGGGCACCGGCGATCTCGACGTGGAGGTGTCGGCGCACTGGGGTGAACCGGCGCTGGTGTTCGAGCCCGAACCGCCCGACGGGCCCGTCGTGGTGCTCAAGTCCTACCGCGTCGAGCCCGAGGACGAGGCGGGCTTCATCGCGGCGATGGCGCGGGTCGGGCGTTCGCGGCAGCGCACCGGCGCGGCGCAGTGGCGGCTGTTCCGCAGCGGCGAGCAGCCCAACACGTTCGTCGAGGCGTTCATCGTGCGGTCGTGGGGCGAGCACCTACGCCAGCACGTCATCCGTCAGACCGGCCAGGACCTCCTCGCCGAGCAGGCCGTCGACAAGTTCGTCACCGGCGAGCCGACGCTGCAGCACCTGATCGCGGTCAACTGA
- a CDS encoding phosphotriesterase family protein: MPTINTARGAIDTADLGVTLMHEHVFIMSTEVIENHPQGWGDEERRIADAIDRLNELKSRGVDTIVDLTVIGLGRYLPRIARIAAATELNIVVATGLYTYNDVPMHFHFRGPGTALGGPEFMTEMFVRDIEEGFADTDIRAAILKCATDEPGVTPGVERVLRAVAAAHRQTGVPISTHTHAASRRGLEQQRIFADEGVDLTRVVIGHSGDTTDIGYLEELIAGGSYLGMDRFGVDAYLGFEDRVNTVATMCERGHADKMVLSHDASCYFDALPEETLHVAMPNWHYLHIHNDVIPALKARGVTDEQLTTMLVDNPRRIFEARGGY; this comes from the coding sequence GTGCCGACGATCAACACCGCCCGCGGGGCGATCGACACCGCAGACCTCGGTGTCACGCTCATGCATGAGCACGTCTTCATCATGTCGACCGAGGTCATCGAGAACCACCCGCAGGGGTGGGGTGACGAGGAGCGGCGGATCGCCGACGCCATCGACCGGCTCAACGAGCTCAAGTCGCGCGGCGTCGACACGATCGTCGACCTGACGGTCATCGGCCTGGGCCGTTATCTGCCCCGCATCGCCAGAATCGCGGCGGCCACCGAACTGAACATCGTGGTGGCCACCGGCCTGTACACCTACAACGATGTGCCGATGCACTTCCACTTCCGCGGGCCCGGCACCGCGCTCGGCGGCCCGGAGTTCATGACCGAGATGTTCGTCCGCGACATCGAGGAAGGTTTCGCTGACACCGATATCCGGGCGGCGATCCTCAAGTGCGCCACCGACGAGCCCGGCGTCACGCCCGGTGTCGAACGGGTGCTGCGCGCGGTCGCGGCCGCGCACCGGCAGACCGGCGTGCCGATCTCCACCCACACCCACGCCGCCAGCCGCCGCGGCCTCGAACAACAGCGCATCTTCGCCGACGAGGGCGTCGACCTGACCCGCGTCGTCATCGGGCACTCCGGCGACACCACCGACATCGGGTACCTCGAGGAGCTCATCGCCGGCGGCTCCTACCTCGGGATGGACCGGTTCGGGGTGGACGCCTACCTGGGTTTCGAGGACCGGGTGAACACGGTCGCGACGATGTGCGAACGCGGCCACGCCGACAAGATGGTGCTATCCCATGACGCCTCATGCTATTTCGATGCGCTGCCGGAGGAGACGCTGCACGTGGCGATGCCGAACTGGCACTACCTGCACATCCACAACGACGTCATCCCCGCTCTCAAGGCGCGCGGCGTCACCGACGAACAGTTGACCACGATGCTGGTCGACAACCCACGCCGGATCTTCGAGGCACGGGGCGGGTACTGA
- a CDS encoding AMP-binding protein encodes MTEPTPPISTQISRLAAAAPDAPAATCEGVTITRGELDASTNRLARAYAELGVRQGDYVTVVLPNSIEWVQAVVATWKLGAVPQPLSPRLPDAELAALLDLRPRALVVGRDDPTGRTPSVPAGFAPDPALPDAGLPEKVSPVFKAMASGGSTGRPKLIEAGGDSRFPALAGYPLGAQEGDVNLLSVPLSHNTGFTTFAIGLVQGHHLVLMPRFEPHEFLRLVTEHRVTFLATVPTIMQRLLPVYRADPDAYDLSSIRRFWHLAAPCPPAIKRAWIDLLAPEAVWELYGGTELQALTFISGEQWLAHPGSVGVVVAGEMKVLDDDGNECPPGVVGEIYMRPSPGSAPTYRYVGATAKSRDGWDSLGDLGYFDEDGFLYLNDRRVDMFTVGGRNVYPAEIESALSEHPRVLSCLVVGVPDEDLGQVPHALVQADGLDEADVVAFLAERLERYKVPRTVEFSETPLRDDAGKARRSAVRDDVISRLAQARR; translated from the coding sequence ATGACCGAACCGACCCCGCCGATCAGCACCCAGATCTCGCGACTCGCCGCGGCCGCCCCCGACGCGCCGGCGGCCACCTGCGAGGGGGTGACCATCACCCGCGGCGAACTCGACGCGTCGACCAACCGGCTGGCCCGCGCCTACGCCGAACTCGGTGTGCGACAGGGCGATTACGTGACGGTCGTGCTGCCCAACTCGATCGAGTGGGTGCAGGCGGTGGTGGCCACCTGGAAACTGGGTGCGGTACCGCAACCGCTGTCACCGCGGCTGCCCGACGCCGAACTGGCCGCGCTGCTCGACCTGCGGCCCCGCGCGCTGGTGGTCGGCCGCGACGACCCGACCGGCCGGACTCCCAGTGTGCCAGCGGGTTTCGCGCCCGACCCGGCACTGCCTGATGCGGGCCTGCCGGAGAAGGTGTCGCCGGTGTTCAAGGCGATGGCCTCCGGTGGCAGCACCGGACGGCCGAAGCTCATCGAGGCGGGCGGCGACAGCCGTTTCCCCGCGCTGGCGGGGTATCCGCTGGGCGCGCAGGAGGGCGACGTGAACCTGCTCTCGGTGCCGTTGAGCCACAACACCGGCTTCACCACGTTCGCGATCGGCCTGGTGCAGGGCCATCACCTGGTGCTGATGCCGCGCTTCGAACCGCACGAGTTCCTGCGGCTGGTCACCGAACACCGCGTCACGTTCCTCGCCACGGTGCCGACGATCATGCAGCGCCTGCTGCCGGTGTACCGCGCCGACCCGGACGCCTACGACCTGTCGTCGATCCGCCGGTTCTGGCACCTGGCCGCGCCGTGCCCGCCGGCGATCAAACGGGCGTGGATCGACCTGCTGGCGCCGGAAGCGGTGTGGGAACTGTACGGCGGCACCGAATTACAGGCGTTGACGTTCATCTCCGGTGAACAGTGGCTGGCGCACCCGGGATCGGTCGGCGTGGTGGTGGCCGGTGAGATGAAGGTGCTCGACGACGACGGCAACGAATGCCCGCCGGGTGTGGTCGGCGAGATCTACATGCGGCCCTCGCCGGGCAGCGCGCCCACCTACCGCTACGTCGGCGCCACCGCGAAGTCGCGCGACGGCTGGGACTCGCTGGGCGATCTCGGCTACTTCGACGAGGACGGCTTCCTGTACCTCAACGACCGCCGCGTCGACATGTTCACCGTCGGCGGCCGCAACGTCTATCCCGCCGAGATCGAGTCCGCGCTCAGCGAGCACCCGCGGGTGCTGTCGTGTCTGGTGGTCGGCGTGCCCGACGAGGATCTCGGCCAGGTGCCGCACGCGCTGGTGCAGGCCGACGGTCTCGACGAGGCCGACGTCGTGGCGTTCCTGGCCGAGCGGCTCGAACGCTACAAGGTGCCGCGCACCGTCGAGTTCAGCGAGACGCCGCTGCGCGACGACGCGGGCAAGGCGCGCCGCTCGGCGGTGCGCGACGACGTCATCTCGAGATTGGCTCAGGCGCGTCGGTGA